Proteins from one Staphylococcus sp. IVB6214 genomic window:
- a CDS encoding Rrf2 family transcriptional regulator, with protein sequence MKISTKGRYGLTLMIALAKREGTGCVSLKTIAEENDLSDLYLEQLVGPLRNAGLIRSVRGAKGGYELNMSSEEITAGDIIRLLEGPLTIVERIESEPPAQQQLWLRMRDAVKEVLDKTTLQSLAAYEDTTDLEGYMFYI encoded by the coding sequence ATGAAAATATCGACTAAAGGTAGATATGGTTTAACATTGATGATTGCTTTAGCAAAAAGAGAAGGTACAGGATGCGTGTCTTTAAAAACAATTGCTGAAGAAAATGACCTCAGTGATTTATATCTGGAACAACTTGTCGGTCCGCTACGTAATGCAGGATTAATTAGAAGTGTACGTGGTGCAAAAGGTGGCTATGAATTAAACATGTCATCTGAAGAGATTACAGCAGGTGATATTATTCGACTACTTGAAGGACCATTGACAATTGTAGAACGCATTGAGTCCGAACCCCCTGCACAACAGCAGTTGTGGCTGAGAATGCGAGATGCTGTGAAAGAAGTTTTAGATAAGACTACATTGCAATCATTAGCAGCATATGAAGATACGACAGATTTAGAAGGGTATATGTTCTATATTTAA
- a CDS encoding oligopeptide/dipeptide ABC transporter ATP-binding protein, whose product MSNDSILEVKNLKQYYPIRGGIFQRKVGEVKAVDGISFTVKKGQTVGLVGESGCGKSSAGRTILRLQDVTSGEIHFCNQNITRLKGKALREARKGFQMVFQDPYASLNPMQMVGDIVGEPIRNYYKKTQKEIEGEVKDLLRRVGLNEQSYYKYAHEFSGGQRQRVGIARALALKPKLIIADEPVSALDVSVQSQVLNIMDELQEEFGLSYLFIAHDLSVVKHVSDYICVMYLGHIVEQGPAESIYNRPQHPYTQSLISAIPEIRPGEKKERILLHGDLPSPSDPPKGCPFHTRCPVAKPECAIQKPDYRQVEPDHFAACILLEEEVFPQ is encoded by the coding sequence ATGTCGAATGATTCCATTTTAGAAGTAAAAAATTTGAAGCAATATTATCCAATTAGAGGAGGCATCTTTCAACGTAAAGTTGGAGAAGTAAAAGCAGTGGATGGCATCTCTTTTACTGTAAAAAAGGGACAAACGGTCGGACTTGTTGGAGAATCTGGCTGTGGTAAGTCATCAGCTGGTCGTACGATTTTACGATTGCAAGATGTGACTTCAGGTGAAATTCACTTTTGCAACCAAAACATTACACGGTTAAAAGGGAAAGCACTTCGTGAAGCACGGAAAGGATTTCAAATGGTTTTCCAAGACCCATATGCATCTCTTAACCCAATGCAAATGGTTGGTGACATCGTGGGTGAACCGATTCGTAACTATTATAAAAAGACACAAAAAGAAATCGAAGGAGAAGTGAAAGATTTATTGAGACGTGTCGGTTTGAACGAACAATCTTATTACAAATATGCACATGAGTTCTCTGGTGGGCAACGACAACGTGTCGGTATTGCAAGAGCACTTGCACTAAAACCTAAACTTATTATTGCCGATGAACCAGTAAGTGCGCTCGATGTCTCTGTCCAATCACAGGTGTTAAATATTATGGATGAACTTCAAGAAGAATTCGGCTTAAGTTACTTGTTTATTGCACATGATTTAAGTGTTGTTAAACATGTGAGTGATTATATTTGTGTTATGTATTTAGGACACATCGTTGAACAAGGGCCTGCCGAGTCGATTTATAATCGACCACAGCATCCTTACACACAATCTCTCATCTCAGCCATTCCAGAGATTCGTCCGGGTGAAAAGAAAGAGCGAATCTTGTTACATGGAGACCTTCCTTCACCAAGTGATCCACCCAAAGGTTGCCCATTCCATACGAGATGTCCGGTTGCTAAGCCAGAATGCGCGATACAGAAACCCGACTATCGTCAAGTTGAACCTGATCACTTTGCAGCATGTATTCTTTTAGAAGAAGAGGTGTTTCCACAATGA
- a CDS encoding tRNA threonylcarbamoyladenosine dehydratase, giving the protein MKHQFSRNELAIGKEGLDRLKNTTVAVLGVGGVGTFAAEALARTNIGHIILIDKDDVDITNVNRQLHALTTTVGQSKVTLMEERIKLINPDCKVTSLHMFYTEETYEQLFDDYDIDYVVDASDTIIYKVHLMEQCLQRGIQIISSMGAANKTDPTRFEITDISKTHTDPIARIIRQKLKQKKIYRGIPVVFSDESPIVIREDVKAVVGDAQGKNRKAQMPPASNAFCPSTVGLIMASYVCNKIVEDIPVTRIKDKQ; this is encoded by the coding sequence ATGAAACACCAATTTTCAAGAAATGAACTTGCGATCGGGAAAGAAGGCCTTGATCGTCTTAAAAATACAACCGTTGCAGTACTGGGTGTTGGCGGTGTCGGAACATTTGCCGCTGAAGCTTTAGCACGTACAAATATCGGACATATTATTTTAATTGATAAAGATGATGTAGATATTACAAACGTTAACCGTCAGTTACATGCATTAACAACAACAGTTGGCCAAAGTAAAGTAACGTTGATGGAAGAACGCATTAAGTTGATCAATCCGGATTGTAAAGTGACGTCATTACATATGTTCTATACTGAAGAGACATATGAACAACTATTCGATGACTATGACATTGATTATGTTGTTGATGCGAGTGATACAATCATTTATAAAGTACATTTGATGGAGCAATGTTTACAACGTGGTATCCAAATTATTTCAAGTATGGGGGCTGCTAACAAAACAGACCCAACACGTTTTGAAATCACAGATATCTCAAAAACACATACAGATCCAATAGCGCGTATTATTCGCCAAAAATTAAAACAAAAGAAAATTTATCGTGGGATTCCTGTCGTTTTCTCTGATGAAAGCCCAATCGTTATTCGTGAAGATGTAAAAGCTGTTGTCGGAGATGCACAAGGTAAAAACCGTAAAGCTCAGATGCCACCTGCCTCTAATGCTTTCTGTCCAAGTACAGTTGGCTTAATAATGGCAAGTTATGTATGTAATAAAATCGTAGAAGATATTCCTGTTACTCGTATAAAAGATAAACAATAA
- the opp4C gene encoding oligopeptide ABC transporter permease: protein MSKHVKQKNRSPYQIAFRKFLKNKPAMSASIILALIFIISLLSPLLAPHDPNVQNLVLIKGQMSAEHWLGTDSGGRDIFSRLLYSGRVSLTFGLITTVGLMIIGILVGMISGYYGGWVDTVLMRFTEFVMLFPFIPFAVVLNATFSGKIENQYGSAIILAVVLIALSWVGVARIVRGKVMQEKENEYFLAAKSIGTPVHKILFKHLFPNILSVVIVQATLIFAVQIVAEAGLSFLGFGIDKTVPTWGNMLSDAQEGDILRGKPWIWMPPAIAITVTILCINFIGEGLKDALNPKSRH, encoded by the coding sequence ATGTCAAAACATGTGAAACAAAAGAATCGTTCACCATATCAAATTGCATTTCGTAAATTTTTGAAAAATAAACCAGCGATGTCAGCGAGTATTATTTTAGCATTGATATTCATTATTTCGCTTTTATCACCACTTCTCGCACCACATGATCCAAACGTACAAAACTTAGTGTTAATCAAGGGACAGATGTCAGCTGAACATTGGTTAGGCACAGATTCGGGTGGTCGTGACATATTTAGTCGCTTATTGTACTCTGGTCGAGTATCCTTAACATTCGGATTGATAACGACTGTTGGATTGATGATAATTGGAATACTTGTTGGCATGATTTCAGGTTATTATGGTGGCTGGGTAGATACAGTATTGATGCGTTTTACTGAGTTTGTCATGCTCTTCCCATTCATCCCATTTGCTGTCGTATTAAATGCGACATTCAGTGGGAAGATAGAAAATCAATATGGTTCAGCAATTATCTTGGCCGTTGTGCTGATCGCATTGTCTTGGGTCGGTGTAGCACGAATTGTCAGAGGGAAAGTCATGCAAGAGAAGGAAAATGAATATTTTTTAGCCGCGAAGTCAATCGGAACACCAGTGCATAAAATTTTGTTCAAACATTTATTCCCGAATATATTAAGTGTTGTGATTGTGCAAGCGACATTAATTTTTGCAGTTCAAATTGTAGCAGAAGCAGGACTTAGCTTCTTAGGATTTGGGATTGATAAAACAGTACCGACATGGGGAAATATGTTGAGTGATGCGCAAGAAGGGGATATTCTACGTGGTAAACCATGGATTTGGATGCCACCAGCGATTGCAATTACAGTAACAATTTTATGCATTAACTTTATTGGTGAAGGACTGAAAGATGCGTTGAATCCAAAATCAAGACATTAA
- the trxA gene encoding thioredoxin, which translates to MATVTVTEKTFNKTIEKGVTLIDFWATWCPPCQMQSPVLEELSNELDGKVTIGKVDVDQEQNLAEKYQIQSIPTLLIFKDRELVQSLVGFNPKPNLENVLAQYL; encoded by the coding sequence ATGGCAACTGTAACAGTAACTGAAAAAACATTTAACAAAACGATTGAAAAAGGCGTAACGCTTATAGACTTTTGGGCGACTTGGTGTCCACCTTGTCAGATGCAATCACCTGTATTGGAAGAACTTAGCAATGAGTTAGATGGGAAAGTCACAATTGGAAAAGTAGATGTTGATCAAGAACAAAACTTGGCGGAAAAATATCAAATTCAAAGCATCCCGACATTATTAATTTTTAAAGATCGTGAATTAGTTCAAAGCTTAGTTGGCTTTAACCCTAAACCAAACTTAGAAAATGTATTAGCACAGTATTTGTAG
- a CDS encoding CsbD family protein — protein sequence MTNEESKFDQLKGNVKETAGNAVGDKTLENEGKQDKAAGKVKEAVENVKEKATDAIDKLKGDK from the coding sequence ATGACAAACGAAGAAAGTAAATTCGATCAATTAAAAGGTAACGTGAAAGAAACTGCAGGTAATGCAGTAGGCGATAAAACGTTAGAAAACGAAGGTAAACAAGACAAAGCAGCTGGAAAAGTTAAAGAAGCTGTTGAAAATGTAAAAGAAAAAGCAACAGATGCAATTGACAAATTAAAAGGCGACAAATAA
- a CDS encoding carboxymuconolactone decarboxylase family protein, which yields MSQNDSLYKKSDFKRLAEVSKLAPETFKKFMAFDKASLSDGQLSEKLKESISIAVAHTTGCPHCIEHHVKAFKKLGGTKEEMAEVIFVATALKAGSAMAHSVNALNAYDEIDDDELYKATYFNRLKEMGQIDEERFKAFVQFDQQALKAGLFTAKEKELMAIAVAHTTGCPYCIDIHTKAAKKAQASKEEVAEAIMVVTALKAGSALSHSVNALNAYDN from the coding sequence ATGTCGCAAAATGATAGTTTATATAAGAAATCTGATTTTAAAAGATTAGCTGAGGTGAGCAAACTTGCCCCTGAAACATTTAAAAAGTTTATGGCCTTTGACAAAGCATCATTATCAGACGGGCAATTAAGTGAAAAATTGAAGGAATCTATATCTATTGCAGTAGCTCATACAACAGGTTGTCCGCACTGTATTGAACATCACGTAAAAGCATTTAAAAAGTTAGGTGGAACAAAGGAAGAAATGGCAGAGGTGATCTTTGTAGCAACAGCATTAAAAGCAGGTTCTGCAATGGCGCATAGCGTTAATGCACTTAATGCTTATGATGAAATCGATGATGATGAACTGTACAAAGCAACCTACTTCAATAGACTGAAAGAAATGGGTCAAATAGACGAAGAACGTTTTAAAGCATTTGTGCAATTTGATCAACAAGCGTTGAAAGCAGGATTATTCACTGCAAAAGAAAAAGAACTCATGGCAATTGCTGTGGCACATACAACGGGATGCCCATATTGCATTGATATTCATACAAAAGCTGCAAAAAAAGCACAGGCATCAAAGGAAGAAGTAGCAGAAGCGATTATGGTAGTAACAGCATTAAAGGCAGGGTCAGCTTTATCACATAGCGTCAATGCTTTAAATGCATATGATAATTAA
- a CDS encoding TetR/AcrR family transcriptional regulator, with the protein MSKNQEILKVARDVIHSKGYNATSISDILNAADIGKGQFYYYFSSKRDMGLAVIDDIVEEWTEQLLIGRLQGSENPKENLNAMLDWSLKYHADMVSKAGCPVGNLALEMSEHDEVFREKIEAFIDKWILTIKENLDLLYEQEHVKDFDSEKQAQSIFSTIEGAIMLMKVKQDTKYLKNAIDTIKRQYQLT; encoded by the coding sequence ATGTCTAAGAATCAAGAAATATTAAAAGTAGCACGTGATGTGATTCATTCGAAAGGTTACAATGCTACATCTATTAGTGATATTCTAAATGCTGCTGATATTGGCAAAGGTCAATTTTACTATTATTTTTCTTCAAAACGAGATATGGGGTTAGCTGTGATAGACGACATCGTTGAAGAATGGACAGAACAACTATTAATAGGCCGACTTCAAGGTAGCGAAAACCCTAAAGAAAATCTAAATGCGATGTTAGATTGGTCATTAAAGTATCATGCTGATATGGTGTCAAAAGCAGGATGTCCTGTCGGCAATCTAGCACTTGAGATGAGTGAACATGATGAAGTTTTTAGAGAAAAAATAGAAGCTTTTATTGATAAATGGATTCTTACAATCAAAGAAAATTTAGATCTTCTATACGAACAGGAGCATGTAAAGGACTTTGACTCTGAAAAACAAGCACAATCTATTTTCTCAACTATTGAAGGTGCGATTATGTTGATGAAAGTTAAACAGGATACGAAATATTTAAAAAATGCAATTGACACAATCAAAAGGCAATATCAATTGACGTGA
- the opp4B gene encoding oligopeptide ABC transporter permease, with product MTTLIIRRFLLMIPLLIGMSIVIFMLAKLQPGDAFTGQMDPNVSASYYEEQREKLGLNDSISKQYMTWGKNVLQGELGDSIRYKRPVIDLIEERMPNTILLGVISIVITYLIAFPLGIVSGRKPYSSIDYSIQFINYLMLAIPSFVAGVFAIYVFAFQLGWFPFSGSVEIGLESGTFEYYMSKLYHSILPGTVLGLLSTASYVQFLRNDIIENSRRDYVRTARSKGLSESKIYNKHILRNSIIPIVTFFGADVLSVFGGAVITETIFSYPGIGKLLIDAISGKDYPLMMALLLFFSFLGLLANLISDIAYSIVDPRIKSN from the coding sequence ATGACAACATTAATTATTAGACGTTTTTTACTGATGATTCCATTACTAATAGGTATGTCAATTGTTATCTTTATGCTTGCGAAGCTTCAGCCAGGTGATGCATTTACTGGTCAGATGGATCCGAATGTAAGTGCAAGCTATTATGAAGAGCAGCGTGAAAAGTTGGGACTCAATGATTCTATCTCTAAACAATATATGACGTGGGGTAAAAATGTTCTGCAAGGAGAACTTGGCGACTCTATTCGTTATAAACGCCCTGTGATCGATCTAATTGAAGAAAGAATGCCGAATACGATTTTGTTAGGTGTTATCAGTATTGTAATTACATACCTTATTGCATTTCCGCTTGGTATTGTATCAGGACGCAAACCGTATAGTTCGATCGATTACAGCATTCAATTTATCAACTATTTAATGCTAGCTATTCCTTCGTTCGTTGCGGGTGTGTTCGCTATTTATGTGTTTGCCTTTCAACTTGGCTGGTTCCCATTCTCAGGGTCTGTTGAGATAGGTCTTGAAAGCGGTACCTTTGAATATTATATGAGTAAATTATATCATTCCATCTTACCGGGAACAGTTCTTGGTTTATTATCAACTGCTAGTTATGTACAATTTTTAAGAAATGACATTATCGAAAATTCACGTAGAGATTATGTCAGAACTGCACGTTCAAAAGGTTTGTCAGAATCAAAAATTTATAATAAACATATTTTACGAAATTCAATTATTCCAATCGTTACATTCTTCGGAGCGGATGTATTATCTGTCTTTGGTGGTGCGGTGATTACTGAAACAATCTTCTCATATCCAGGAATTGGGAAGTTACTCATTGATGCAATCAGTGGGAAAGACTATCCGCTGATGATGGCACTCCTCCTTTTCTTCTCATTTTTAGGTTTATTAGCAAATCTGATTTCGGATATCGCATACAGCATTGTGGATCCGCGAATTAAGAGTAATTAG
- a CDS encoding replication-associated recombination protein A: MTTEPLASRMRPRNIDEVIAQQHLVGDTGIIRRMVQAQRLSSMIFYGPPGIGKTSIAQAIAGSTAFKFRQLNAVTNTKKDMQLIVEEAKMSGQVILLLDEIHRLDKAKQDFLLPHLENGKIVLIGATTSNPYHAINPAIRSRAQIFELYPLEADDIKQALQHALDDDERGLKSYEPTIDDDAFEYFATQSQGDVRSALNALELAVLSANSKPAHITLKDAEDCLQRGAFLSDKDGDMHYDVMSAFQKSIRGSDVDAALHYLARLIQAGDLLTIARRLLVISYEDIGLASPSAGQRTLAAIEAAERLGFPEARIPLSQAVIELCLSPKSNSAITSIDAALSDIRKGHVGQIPDHLRDGHYSGAKELGRAIGYKYPHSYDSGFVAQQYLPNKLKNKQYYQPKETSKTEQQMKQIYENIKKQQ, from the coding sequence ATGACAACCGAACCTTTAGCTTCACGCATGCGACCACGCAATATCGACGAGGTGATTGCACAACAACACCTTGTAGGTGATACTGGAATTATTCGACGTATGGTTCAAGCGCAACGCTTATCGTCAATGATATTTTATGGCCCTCCAGGTATAGGTAAAACGAGCATTGCCCAAGCGATTGCCGGTAGTACAGCGTTTAAGTTTCGACAGTTGAATGCCGTTACAAATACAAAAAAAGATATGCAGTTGATTGTAGAAGAAGCAAAAATGTCGGGACAAGTCATTTTGTTACTCGATGAGATTCACCGACTTGATAAGGCAAAACAAGATTTTTTATTACCTCATCTTGAAAATGGCAAAATCGTACTTATTGGCGCAACGACTTCGAACCCTTATCATGCGATTAACCCTGCGATACGTTCACGTGCACAGATTTTTGAATTGTATCCACTGGAAGCTGACGATATTAAGCAAGCCTTACAACATGCATTGGACGATGACGAGCGTGGTTTGAAGTCATATGAACCTACAATTGATGACGATGCATTTGAATATTTCGCAACACAAAGTCAAGGTGATGTACGAAGTGCGTTGAATGCTCTGGAACTAGCAGTATTAAGTGCCAATTCAAAACCAGCTCATATCACATTAAAAGATGCAGAGGATTGCTTACAACGTGGTGCATTCTTAAGTGATAAAGACGGTGATATGCATTACGATGTGATGAGTGCCTTCCAAAAGTCCATTCGTGGGAGTGACGTTGATGCAGCTTTACACTATCTTGCACGTTTAATTCAAGCCGGCGACCTTCTGACGATTGCGCGACGTTTATTAGTCATTAGTTATGAAGATATTGGACTTGCATCTCCGAGTGCTGGTCAACGTACACTCGCTGCAATTGAAGCAGCCGAACGTCTTGGATTTCCAGAAGCACGCATCCCACTTAGCCAAGCTGTGATTGAACTTTGTTTATCACCGAAATCCAACTCCGCCATTACATCTATTGATGCGGCACTATCAGATATACGCAAAGGCCATGTCGGTCAAATACCCGATCATTTGCGTGACGGTCATTACAGTGGTGCCAAAGAACTAGGTCGTGCAATTGGATACAAATACCCACATAGTTATGATTCAGGATTTGTCGCACAACAATATCTACCAAACAAACTTAAAAATAAACAGTATTATCAACCGAAAGAAACGTCTAAGACAGAACAACAAATGAAACAAATTTATGAAAATATCAAAAAACAACAATAA
- the opp4A gene encoding oligopeptide ABC transporter substrate-binding protein, whose amino-acid sequence MNKRWRSISILFICMIVVLAACGKGDSNSGGDKSKTEKSDAKGGTLNVGIPEPPQGEFQSIFTGSQGDDDVIKFFNESLVDFDDELNIKPKILSWEQKKDDKLTYTFKVKKDIKWQDGNPFTINDWIFTLETLADPDYDGPRYDYVDGIKGAEAKHKGEADTIEGIKKIDDYTVELTFKENKANNLLNLWTGAVISEKVFKDIPVKDMAKSPEVRKNPIGIGPYKVKNIVDGESVTLEKFDDYWQGEPKLDKVNLRVVEQTSMAQALESGEIDMSTLSPPIAKELSDNSVENLSLLQAPSTTYAIVGFVLNDYDKKSQTIGKERPKYQDKKLRQAMAHAINRKEWIDAFYYGYGKPLNGLIPSSHWSGASEGDVPTYDYDVKKAKKLLDEAGYKDKDGDGWREDKDGKPFVINLKHYAGSNPTFEPRTAALKGYWEKVGLKTKTEMVEFGKFSQDLESAEKDMEVYVRTWVQGADPDPSGLYKSNALWNESRYNNADADKLLEDAVDGEVVGDDKEKRKEKYLEWQKIMAEDVPVIPIVELEDVTAVSNKVKNFEVSLSGTNPIYEWTVEE is encoded by the coding sequence ATGAATAAACGATGGCGTTCTATTTCTATTTTGTTTATTTGTATGATTGTTGTTTTAGCAGCATGTGGCAAGGGGGATTCAAATTCTGGGGGAGACAAGAGTAAAACTGAGAAAAGTGATGCAAAAGGTGGCACACTAAATGTGGGTATTCCAGAACCACCACAAGGGGAATTTCAGAGTATTTTTACTGGCTCGCAAGGTGACGATGACGTCATTAAATTTTTCAATGAATCATTAGTAGATTTTGATGATGAACTAAATATCAAACCGAAAATTTTATCTTGGGAACAAAAGAAAGACGATAAACTTACATATACGTTTAAAGTCAAAAAAGATATTAAATGGCAAGATGGTAATCCATTCACAATTAATGACTGGATTTTCACATTAGAAACGTTAGCTGATCCTGATTATGATGGTCCGCGCTATGACTATGTAGACGGTATAAAAGGTGCAGAAGCGAAGCATAAAGGGGAAGCAGATACTATCGAAGGAATCAAAAAGATTGATGACTATACGGTGGAGTTAACATTTAAAGAGAATAAAGCAAACAATTTATTGAATCTTTGGACTGGCGCAGTGATTAGTGAGAAGGTTTTTAAAGATATTCCAGTTAAAGACATGGCAAAATCACCAGAAGTTCGTAAAAACCCAATCGGTATCGGACCTTACAAAGTAAAAAATATTGTAGATGGTGAGTCAGTAACATTAGAAAAATTTGATGATTATTGGCAAGGGGAACCTAAACTCGATAAAGTCAATCTTCGTGTAGTTGAACAAACTTCAATGGCTCAGGCATTAGAGAGTGGAGAGATTGATATGTCAACATTATCACCTCCTATTGCGAAAGAGTTGAGTGACAATAGTGTAGAAAATCTTTCATTATTGCAAGCACCTTCTACTACTTATGCGATTGTAGGTTTCGTATTAAATGACTATGATAAAAAATCACAAACAATTGGTAAGGAGCGTCCGAAGTATCAAGATAAAAAGTTACGCCAAGCAATGGCGCACGCGATTAATCGTAAAGAATGGATTGACGCTTTTTATTACGGCTACGGTAAACCATTGAATGGATTAATTCCATCATCTCATTGGAGTGGCGCAAGTGAAGGTGACGTTCCAACATATGATTACGATGTAAAAAAAGCAAAAAAATTATTAGATGAAGCTGGCTACAAAGATAAAGATGGTGATGGTTGGAGAGAAGACAAAGATGGAAAACCATTCGTTATCAACTTGAAACACTATGCAGGTTCCAACCCAACATTTGAACCACGTACAGCAGCGCTTAAAGGGTACTGGGAAAAAGTTGGTTTGAAAACAAAAACTGAAATGGTTGAGTTTGGTAAGTTCAGTCAAGACTTAGAAAGTGCTGAAAAAGATATGGAAGTTTATGTAAGAACTTGGGTACAAGGTGCAGATCCAGACCCATCCGGTTTATACAAGTCTAATGCGTTATGGAATGAATCTCGATACAACAATGCAGATGCTGACAAGTTACTTGAAGATGCAGTTGATGGTGAAGTTGTTGGAGATGACAAAGAAAAACGTAAAGAGAAATATTTAGAATGGCAGAAGATAATGGCAGAAGACGTACCTGTTATTCCTATTGTTGAACTTGAAGATGTTACAGCTGTAAGCAACAAAGTGAAAAACTTTGAAGTATCTCTCAGCGGAACTAACCCAATTTATGAATGGACAGTTGAAGAATAA
- a CDS encoding ABC transporter ATP-binding protein, producing MENKELLKVKDLCAGFEINGQRYNAISNINLTINKGEVMGIVGESGSGKSVLSMSIMRLLPDKIGEIHSGEVYFKQKRIDNLLMNDFNKIRGNALAMIFQEPMTSLNPVFTIGNQMVEMMINHLDVNKSQAKERAISLLKQVGIPRAEEVVDSYPHQLSGGMRQRVMIAMAISCSPELLIADEPTTALDVTVQAQILELLKFIQQDNNMGIIFISHDLGVISEVCDNVAVMYAGEIVERASVEDIFNEPKHPYTRLLIKAIPRLDIEQERLETIEGTVPGLDELPEVGCKFANRCPHAMAACMQQNLKTIHINETHRVSCHLFDETVMAEGGVTHVE from the coding sequence ATGGAAAATAAAGAACTGTTGAAAGTGAAAGATTTATGTGCAGGTTTTGAAATTAATGGTCAACGTTATAATGCGATTTCAAATATTAACTTAACCATCAATAAAGGGGAAGTCATGGGTATAGTTGGTGAGTCAGGATCTGGAAAATCTGTGCTCAGTATGTCAATTATGCGCTTGCTACCTGATAAAATTGGTGAGATTCATAGTGGTGAAGTATATTTCAAACAGAAACGAATCGACAATCTGTTAATGAATGACTTTAATAAAATTCGTGGGAATGCGTTGGCGATGATTTTCCAAGAACCAATGACGTCACTCAATCCAGTATTCACAATCGGAAACCAGATGGTCGAAATGATGATCAATCATCTTGATGTGAATAAGTCACAAGCAAAAGAACGTGCAATTAGCTTGTTGAAACAAGTAGGGATTCCCCGTGCCGAAGAAGTCGTAGATTCCTATCCGCATCAATTATCTGGTGGAATGCGTCAACGTGTAATGATTGCGATGGCAATTTCATGTTCACCAGAACTACTGATTGCCGATGAACCAACAACAGCACTCGACGTGACTGTACAAGCACAAATACTAGAACTTTTAAAATTTATTCAACAAGATAATAATATGGGAATTATTTTTATATCACATGATCTCGGGGTAATCTCCGAAGTGTGTGATAACGTCGCTGTGATGTATGCTGGAGAAATTGTTGAACGTGCAAGTGTTGAAGATATTTTCAATGAACCGAAACATCCTTATACGAGATTGTTGATTAAAGCAATTCCACGTTTGGACATTGAACAGGAAAGATTAGAGACGATTGAAGGAACAGTACCGGGGCTGGATGAACTTCCAGAAGTAGGATGTAAGTTTGCTAATCGTTGTCCTCATGCAATGGCAGCTTGTATGCAACAAAATCTTAAAACGATTCATATTAATGAAACACATCGTGTATCGTGTCATTTGTTTGATGAAACGGTAATGGCAGAAGGGGGCGTAACACATGTCGAATGA
- a CDS encoding thioredoxin family protein, with protein sequence MEKVMNYNDLMHKMETNDKLLLYVMAEGCGVCHADFPRVDALAKKYDMNSIQIIVNEIPEAAGQLSLFTAPVVILFYKNKEMHRQARIINFEELEQRISELKEFENNSHESIFL encoded by the coding sequence ATGGAAAAAGTGATGAATTACAATGATTTAATGCATAAAATGGAAACAAATGACAAGTTGTTATTGTATGTCATGGCTGAAGGTTGCGGTGTTTGCCATGCTGATTTTCCAAGAGTAGATGCGTTGGCTAAAAAATATGACATGAATAGTATACAAATCATAGTAAATGAAATTCCAGAAGCTGCTGGACAATTATCACTGTTTACAGCTCCTGTTGTAATACTATTTTATAAAAATAAAGAAATGCATCGACAAGCAAGAATCATTAACTTTGAAGAGTTAGAACAACGTATCTCAGAATTAAAAGAATTTGAAAACAATTCACATGAATCTATCTTTTTATAA